In Rutidosis leptorrhynchoides isolate AG116_Rl617_1_P2 chromosome 2, CSIRO_AGI_Rlap_v1, whole genome shotgun sequence, one genomic interval encodes:
- the LOC139892917 gene encoding NADH dehydrogenase [ubiquinone] iron-sulfur protein 6, mitochondrial-like → MALNGVRQGFSMYSQFLKTLKPPSSSVSLRPFSGVVNSEITTTHTSKWMQDTTKKSPMELINEVPPIKVEGRTAACEGDTNPALGHPIEFICLGKNEPAVCKYCGLRYVQDHHH, encoded by the exons ATGGCATTAAATGGTGTAAGACAAGGGTTTAGCATGTATTCTCAATTCTTGAAAACCCTAAAACCTCCGTCTTCTTCAGTGTCTTTAAGACCCTTCAGTGGCGTTGTTAATAGTGAAATCACCACCACCCACACCTCCAAATGGATGCAG GACACAACCAAGAAATCTCCAATGGAGTTGATCAATGAAGTCCCACCCATCAAAGTTGAAGGCAGAACGGCAGCTTGTGAAGGAG ACACCAATCCTGCACTAGGCCATCCCATAGAGTTCATATGCCTCGGTAAGAACGAGCCAGCTGTGTGCAAGTACTGCGGGTTACGCTATGTTCAAGATCATCATCACTAG